The following proteins are encoded in a genomic region of Planococcus lenghuensis:
- the brnQ gene encoding branched-chain amino acid transport system II carrier protein: MPRKLSFSFILTLGFMLFALFFGAGNLIFPAMLGQSAGTNVWAANAGFIVTGVGLPLLGIIALGMSGKSDLQSLANRVHPVFALVFTVVLYLAIGPLFAIPRTGTVAFEIGMKPFIPEAYTVLGLFVFSVVFFGITVFFSLKSSKIVDIIGKFLTPLLLLLVSLLISIAIIRPIGIIQAPADHYMTNAFFKGFQEGYLTMDALASFVFGIIVINAVKEKGVSGKKEVLLAVMKAGGIAAALLGIIYTSLAFIGASSVGGFGLLDNGGAVLSNASNHYFGAYGRMLLSLIVTGACLTTSIGLITACSSYFAQLMPGVSYTKFVLLFSAFSAGLANFGLNELIAISVPVLVTIYPLAILLIVLTFVHPVFNGKKEVYQGSMALSFVVAVFDGLGAAGITVPAVDELFTSILPLYEVGLGWMVPAIVGGIGGSLFSLIRTKGIRPSYDSVG, translated from the coding sequence ATGCCTCGTAAACTGTCTTTTTCTTTCATCCTCACATTAGGTTTTATGTTATTCGCCCTGTTCTTCGGTGCAGGGAATTTAATTTTTCCGGCGATGCTTGGCCAGTCAGCAGGCACGAACGTGTGGGCCGCGAATGCCGGATTCATCGTGACCGGGGTCGGCTTGCCGCTGCTTGGGATCATCGCACTCGGAATGTCAGGTAAAAGCGATCTGCAGTCACTGGCGAACCGCGTGCATCCCGTTTTCGCCCTTGTTTTCACCGTCGTGCTTTATTTAGCAATCGGCCCCTTGTTCGCCATCCCGCGAACGGGCACGGTCGCGTTTGAAATCGGGATGAAGCCGTTTATCCCGGAAGCCTATACGGTACTCGGGTTATTCGTGTTTTCCGTTGTGTTTTTTGGCATTACGGTGTTTTTCTCGTTAAAGTCTTCGAAAATCGTGGATATCATCGGAAAGTTTTTAACGCCTCTGTTACTGCTTCTCGTGTCTCTCTTGATCTCGATCGCCATCATCCGGCCGATCGGAATCATTCAGGCGCCCGCTGATCACTATATGACGAATGCGTTTTTCAAGGGATTCCAAGAGGGTTACCTGACAATGGATGCGCTGGCATCGTTCGTGTTCGGCATCATTGTGATCAATGCGGTAAAAGAAAAAGGGGTTTCCGGCAAAAAAGAAGTGCTGCTCGCTGTGATGAAAGCAGGCGGGATCGCAGCGGCCCTTCTGGGGATCATCTATACCTCGCTCGCATTCATCGGAGCTTCAAGCGTCGGCGGATTCGGTCTTTTGGATAACGGGGGAGCTGTTCTCTCCAACGCATCCAACCATTATTTCGGTGCGTACGGCCGCATGCTGCTCAGCTTGATTGTAACCGGTGCCTGCCTGACGACGAGCATCGGGCTGATCACGGCTTGTTCTTCTTATTTCGCGCAGCTGATGCCCGGGGTGTCCTACACGAAATTCGTTCTTCTGTTTTCCGCATTCAGTGCGGGATTAGCCAATTTTGGGCTGAATGAACTGATCGCGATTTCAGTTCCGGTCTTGGTCACCATTTATCCATTGGCCATCCTGTTAATCGTGCTCACTTTTGTTCATCCGGTATTTAACGGCAAAAAAGAAGTATACCAGGGGAGTATGGCGCTGTCTTTTGTCGTCGCTGTGTTCGATGGATTAGGCGCTGCAGGTATCACGGTGCCTGCAGTCGATGAGTTGTTCACATCCATTCTTCCATTGTATGAAGTCGGTTTAGGTTGGATGGTACCGGCCATCGTCGGAGGGATTGGCGGCTCCTTGTTTTCGCTGATCCGGACAAAAGGAATCCGCCCTTCTTACGATTCAGTCGGATAA
- a CDS encoding ABC transporter permease subunit, whose protein sequence is MWAISKLTLREIISKRIFLITIIMTVVFLALYGTAIYFAGKEMPNEGPGAEAGPEIVLMQQFVSSQLLGAGLYFSSFIAALLAILSSVSAISGEVASHQIDTWLMRPISRTQFVLGKFFGLTVLMVLYVAALFFSIVLIHQGIGAEWMMLDLGVAQLIKAVSVFVLQPFVLIAFGLLLSTRMTTLNAGIVSIVLYGAAFIGGFIEQFGAILEKATLINLGIVMSLVYPIDSIYRKMTDLLFNTSDNPLAFAQGGMFTSISAPSNALVWYAALYGIAVLGFAVYSFRKRDV, encoded by the coding sequence ATGTGGGCCATCAGTAAACTGACGTTAAGGGAAATCATTTCAAAGCGCATCTTTTTGATCACGATCATCATGACGGTCGTATTCCTGGCGCTGTACGGCACCGCGATTTACTTTGCCGGCAAGGAAATGCCGAATGAAGGACCGGGTGCAGAAGCAGGCCCTGAAATTGTCCTCATGCAGCAATTCGTTTCTTCCCAGCTGCTCGGCGCGGGTCTTTATTTTTCCTCATTCATCGCGGCACTGCTGGCCATTCTGTCGAGTGTCAGCGCGATTTCCGGGGAAGTGGCGAGCCATCAGATCGATACGTGGCTCATGCGCCCGATTTCAAGAACCCAGTTCGTACTCGGGAAATTTTTCGGGCTCACCGTGCTGATGGTGCTCTATGTCGCCGCGTTGTTTTTCAGCATCGTATTGATTCACCAAGGGATCGGCGCCGAGTGGATGATGCTCGACTTGGGCGTAGCCCAATTGATCAAAGCGGTCAGCGTGTTCGTGCTCCAGCCGTTTGTGCTCATCGCGTTCGGCTTGTTGCTCAGCACGCGGATGACGACATTGAACGCCGGCATCGTGTCCATCGTACTGTACGGGGCGGCGTTCATCGGCGGATTCATCGAACAATTCGGGGCAATCCTCGAGAAAGCGACCCTCATCAACCTCGGCATCGTCATGAGCTTGGTGTATCCGATCGATTCCATTTACCGCAAAATGACCGATCTCTTGTTCAATACATCAGATAACCCGCTCGCGTTCGCACAAGGCGGCATGTTCACAAGCATTTCCGCTCCGAGCAATGCACTCGTCTGGTACGCGGCGCTTTACGGCATTGCCGTGCTGGGATTTGCGGTGTACAGCTTCAGGAAGCGGGATGTCTAG